In Rana temporaria chromosome 3, aRanTem1.1, whole genome shotgun sequence, a single window of DNA contains:
- the LOC120933703 gene encoding E3 ubiquitin-protein ligase TRIM39-like yields MASVDLRAELECSICLNIYTDPVNLRCGHNFCRVCIDRVLDTQGGSGGYSCPECREKFQDRPALQRNITLRNIVENFLSAQPDQEESGVFCTYCVDSPVPAVRSCLHCEVSLCDKHLRVHKKSPEHILCDPTLSMESRKCSVHKKILEYYCTEDDICICMSCCMIGGHTGHKMKSLDEASEKKKETLRNVLQKLLTNREEREERVQSLQEHRRKVEEEAAGDTERVTVLFRDLRRRLEDLEKRILREISGRAERISISIRDLEIKTEELSRKMRHIEELCNMTDPLTVLQESDTGDLCDTEDGDNEDRERHEKLLHDGGGLDVAGISHTLHTLSDIIRGVNVYFYIQGAADILLDVNTAYNILHISDDRKTVSWSDRNQNRPETPEIFQDYPQVLSSLSFSSGRHYWEVDVGGSDGWAVGMCYPSIDRRGEQSVIGDNKKSWCLWMCNDDQYVVRHDSKVILLPSNISSNRVRIYLDYEAGRISFYDLCDPIRHLHTFTTPFTEPLHAGIWVYKGCMKICGGMGRCKKSAQKLMTSQGQ; encoded by the coding sequence ATGGCATCTGTTGATCTGAGAGCTGAGCTGGAATGTTCCAtctgtctgaacatttatacagatcctgtaaacctgagatgtggacacaacttctgccgggtctgtattgatcgtgtgctggatacacagggggggtctggaggatattcctgtcctgaatgcagaGAGAAGTTTCAGGATCGTCCTGCACTGCAGAGGAACATAACACTACGTAACATAGTGgagaatttcctgtctgctcagCCAGATCAGGAGGAGTCCGGGGTCTTCTGTACTTACTGCGTGGactctcctgtacctgctgttagatcctgtctacactgtgaggtttctctgtgtgataaacacctgagagtccacaaaaagtccccagaacacatcttatgtgaccccaccttgtccatggagagcaggaaatgctccgtccataagaagatcctggagtattactgcacCGAGGATGATATTTGTATCTGTATGTCTTGTTGTATGATTGGAGGACACACAGGACATAAGATGAAGTCACTGGATGAGGCTtctgagaagaagaaggagacactgaggaatgttctgcagaaacttctgacaaatagagaggagagggaggaaagagtccagagtctgcaggaacacaggaggaaagtagaagaagaagcagcTGGTGACACCGAGAGAGTCACTGTCCTGTTTAGAGATCTCAGGAGACGTCTGGAAGATCTGGAGAAGAGAATCCTGAGGGAAATCTCCGGGAGGGCAGAGCGGATCTCCATCTCCATCCGGGATCTGGAAATAAAGACggaggagctgtccaggaagatgcgtcacattgaggagctgtgtaacatgacggatccactgactgtcttacaagaatcagacacaggtgacttgtgtgatactgaggatggagataatgaggacagagagagacatgagaagctcctccatgatggagggggtctggatgtggctgggatatcacacacattacacacattaTCTGATATAATAAGAGGGGTAAatgtatacttctatatacagggagctgcagacatattactggatgtaAACACAGCTTATAATATTCTCCATATATCAGATGACAGGAAAACTGTATCCTGGTCAGATAGAAACCAGAATCGTCCAGAAACACCAGAGATATTTCAGGATTATCCTCAGGTGTTGAGCAGTCTGAGTTTCTCctcagggagacattactgggaagtggatgtcgGGGGATCAGATGGATGGGCAGTCGGGATGTGTTACCCTAGTATAGACAGAAGAGGAGAGCAGTCAGTGATTGGAGATAATAAGAAGTCCTGGTGTTTGTGGATGTGTAATGATGATCAGTATGTGGTGAGACATGACAGTAAAGTGATCCTCTTACCCTCCAATAtctccagtaacagagtcaggatatatctggattatgaggctgggcggatctccttttatgatctgtgtgacccgatccgacacctccacaccttcaccacccccttcactgagcccctccatgctgggATATGGGTATATAAAGGTTGTATGAAgatctgtggggggatgggaagaTGTAAGAAATCTGCCCAGAAACTAATGACATCACAGGGACAGTGA